One window of the Solanum stenotomum isolate F172 chromosome 11, ASM1918654v1, whole genome shotgun sequence genome contains the following:
- the LOC125844939 gene encoding cyclin-dependent kinase G-2-like, which translates to MAAGRHGGYRDNEFRGREAEFEVSRRELGYSKGDYERIRSEDRDFDRDRVHDRNGRDRGRLRQKDVKERDLTNGSFRSMSSRSDSGSSDGDGGGERRSGGLGVRAVDREPIKERDMINGSYRSGSSRSDSGSSDGDGGGMRRSGLRVRAVDREPGELSSESGSDGAIESDQRTKNAANGNQSSVQSKKRKFSPIIWDREDKEVNRMSKSRNSPAAAKLPPPPPLPKSSGQLANFPPERVEQVSLLNTNNVHSMEPSPSNTNTALGLLMDASHESPVDICSPPVDEEQLPSQETRKVEDEEYVPVPTIRSSRWATDADSPADEGEISGDDTPLLKKRRAVSQSAEMGGRRKSLTPEYEELKREGSGGNRTRSSDSDEHIRSCSRESYQGNELDKNDSMDVDKDRNYDGTSVSSDTESEDEHDSRGTPEAVLPPQRSVNMLQGCRSVDEFERLNRIDEGTYGVVYRAKDKKTGEIVALKKVKMEKEREGFPLTSLREINILLSLHHPSIVDVKEVVVGSSLDSIFMVMEYMEHDLKALMETMKKPFTQSEVKCLMLQLLHGVKYLHDNWVLHRDLKTSNLLLNNQGELKICDFGLARQYGSPLKPYTHLVVTLWYRAPELLLGAKQYSTAIDMWSLGCIMAEMLCKEPLFNGKSEVDQIDKIFRILGTPNETIWPGFSKLPGVKVNFVKHQFNNLRNKFQSPTTSFMGKPDLSESGLDLLNKLLTYDPAKRLSADAALNHEWFREVPLPKSKEFMPTFPAQHAQDRRVRRVMKSPDPLEEQRRKELKQGVLGTGGLFG; encoded by the exons ATGGCTGCTGGAAGACATGGTGGTTACAGGGATAATGAATTTAGGGGGCGTGAAGCTGAGTTTGAGGTTTCACGGAGGGAGCTTGGTTACTCCAAGGGGGATTACGAAAGAATTAGGTCTGAGGATCGGGATTTTGATAGGGATCGAGTTCATGACAGGAATGGTCGAGATAGGGGTAGGTTGAGACAGAAGGATGTAAAGGAAAGGGATTTGACAAATGGGAGTTTTAGGTCCATGTCAAGCAGGAGTGATTCTGGTAGTAGTGATGGTGATGGTGGTGGAGAGAGGAGAAGTGGTGGGCTTGGTGTCAGAGCTGTTGACCGAGAGCCTATAAAAGAAAGGGATATGATAAATGGCAGTTATAGGTCCGGGTCAAGCAGGAGTGATTCTGGTAGTAGTGATGGTGATGGTGGTGGAATGAGGAGAAGTGGGCTTAGGGTCAGGGCTGTTGACCGAGAGCCTGGGGAATTGTCTAGCGAGAGTGGGTCTGATGGGGCTATTGAGTCAGACCAGAGGACCAAGAATGCCGCCAATGGGAATCAGTCTTCTGTACAGAGCAAGAAACGAAAATTCTCTCCAATTATATGGGATAGGGAAGATAAGGAAGTGAATAGAATGTCAAAGAGTAGAAATTCACCAGCAGCTGCTAAGCTACCTCCTCCGCCTCCATTGCCAAAGTCATCTGGCCAGTTGGCTAATTTCCCCCCTGAAAGGGTTGAGCAGGTCTCTCTGTTGAACACTAATAATGTTCACAGTATGGAGCCATCCCCAAGTAATACAAATACAGCACTTGGTTTACTTATGGATGCATCTCATGAATCTCCAGTTGACATATGTTCTCCACCTGTTGATGAGGAGCAATTGCCCAGTCAGGAAACCAGGAAAGTAGAAGATGAGGAATATGTGCCCGTGCCGACTATAAGATCATCTCGATGGGCAACTGATGCTGACTCTCCAGCTGATGAAGGTGAGATTTCAGGTGATGATACGCCCCTATTGAAAAAGCGACGAGCAGTTTCCCAGTCAGCTGAAATGGGTGGACGCAGGAAATCACTAACTCCAGAATATGAGGAGCTCAAGAGAGAAGGCTCCGGAGGAAATAGAACGAGGTCTTCAGACTCTGATGAACATATTAGGTCTTGCAGCAGAGAGAGTTACCAGGGCAATGAATTAGATAAGAATGACTCGATGGATGTGGATAAGGACCGCAATTATGATGGGACTAGTGTTAGCTCAGATACAGAATCTGAAGATGAACATGATTCTCGTGGTACACCGGAGGCTGTGCTTCCTCCACAAAGGAGCGTAAACATGCTGCAGGGGTGTAGAAGCGTCGATGAATTCGAGCGGCTTAACAGGATAGATGAAGGCACTTATGGGGTTGTTTACAGAGCTAAAGATAAGAAGACAGGAGAAATTGTTGCACTAAAGAAGGTTAAGATGGAGAAGGAACGAGAAGGATTTCCCCTGACATCTCTCAGGGAGATTAacattcttctttctcttcatcACCCCTCAATTGTAGATGTCAAAGAAGTAGTTGTAGGAAGCAGTCTTGACAGTATTTTTATGGTGATGGAGTACATGGAACATGATCTGAAGGCATTAATGGAGACAATgaaaaaaccatttacccaaagtgAAGTCAAATGTCTTATGCTCCAGCTTTTGCATGGTGTCAAGTATCTTCATGATAATTGGGTCCTTCACcgagatttgaagacttcaaatTTGCTTCTAAACAACCAAGGTGAGTTGAAGATTTGTGACTTTGGTTTAGCTCGTCAATATGGGAGCCCCTTGAAACCATACACTCATTTGGTGGTTACTTTGTGGTACAG GGCGCCAGAACTTCTGTTGGGAGCCAAGCAATATTCTACTGCAATTGACATGTGGTCACTTGGTTGTATCATGGCCGAGATGCTATGCAAAGAACCACTCTTCAATGGGAAATCAGAAGTTGATCAAATTGACAAG ATATTCAGAATTCTTGGCACCCCTAATGAGACGATTTGGCCAGGGTTTTCCAAGCTTCCTGGGGTGAAGGTCAACTTTGTAAAGCATCA GTTtaataatttaagaaataaatttcaaaGCCCTACAACATCCTTCATGGGAAAACCAGATCTATCAGAGTCTGGCCTTGACCTGTTGAATAAGCTTCTGACTTATGATCCTGCAAAG AGACTATCTGCCGATGCTGCGTTGAACCATGAGTGGTTTCGTGAAGTTCCTCTCCCCAAGTCTAAAGAATTCATGCCTACTTTCCCTGCACAGCATGCACAAGATAG GCGTGTGCGAAGAGTAATGAAGAGTCCAGATCCTCTTGAGGAGCAGCGAAGAAAGGAACTGAAGCAAGGGGTGTTGGGAACTGGTGGATTGTTTGGCTAA